The genomic interval CTAGCCGAGATCGATCCGAAGAGCCGTGTCATCCCCGACCGACCGGCACGCGATAATCGTCGTGGTGGTGGCAGACCGAGACAAGGCGGCAGAGGACGTTCCGGCGGTGGCAACCACCGCCAGCGACGGTAGATTAATCACCACCAGTTAACTGCCGTACTACGCGCACAAATGGATCTCTTCACCGAAAATAAATGCAGCCGATGTAAAGGGACTAGGTGCTGCACTTATATGACTGAGGCGCTTGGTGCGGCACCACGCTCAAAGAGTGATTTCGACCATCTGCTATGGCAGATATCCCATGACGGCGTAGAGATATATAAAGATGAAGGGGAGTGGTACCTGATGCTTCAGGGCCGCTGTCAGCACATTGGCCCCAACGGTGCCTGTGCCATATATGAAGATCGCCCTCAGATCTGTCGTGACTACGAAAATGACTGGTGTGAAATGGACGCTCCAGCTGAAGAGGGGTTTGAACTCTACTTCCGCAACTACGGCGAGCTGTTGAGCTACTGCAAAAAACGCTTCAAAACCTGGGGACGTTGAAAAACCAGGGCGCAGAATGCGCAGAGATTTTGATCTTGGATGACACCGCACAATAAGCTGCAATCTGATGTAGGAGCGAACTTGTTCGCAAAGAACCTGCTTCGGAGTCGATCGCGAACAAGTTCGCTTCTACCTGTCGTTCTCATGCAAAGCTGTTCAGCCCCTTTTTTGAACAATACCTCTCTGCGTCCCACTTTTTACCCAGATCACTCCGGCAGTATCTCCGAGAAGTCGTGGATCGCATCAAACGCCCCCACCTCCCGTGGCGGCTCCTTGGTGTCGGGCTTGAGTACTGCCAGCAACCAACGGATACCGTACGCTTTCGCTGACTCGAGTACTGACGGGCTGTCGTCTACAAATAGTGTTTTCGCTGGATCAAACAGCTCCACCTGCTGCAATTTGTCCCAAAATGCCCGATCCTCCTTTGGCAAACCAAGGTCATGAGAGCAGATCACGGCATCGAAGTAG from Candidatus Sedimenticola sp. (ex Thyasira tokunagai) carries:
- a CDS encoding YkgJ family cysteine cluster protein, producing the protein MTEALGAAPRSKSDFDHLLWQISHDGVEIYKDEGEWYLMLQGRCQHIGPNGACAIYEDRPQICRDYENDWCEMDAPAEEGFELYFRNYGELLSYCKKRFKTWGR